A single genomic interval of Brevibacillus brevis harbors:
- the fliI gene encoding flagellar protein export ATPase FliI produces MSILDLSKYKHMLHSLDPMRVNGKVTQVVGLTIESQGPEVKLGEICHLYPANTKEPIIAEVVGFRENKVLLMPLGELTEIGPGCDVVATGRSLDVKVGPEILGSILDGLGRPYQGSLPFGLTSYPTNNMPPNPILRPRIQEPLSVGVRAIDGLLTIGKGQRVGIFAGSGVGKSTLMGMIARNTTADINVIGLIGERGREVMEFIERDLGEEGLKRSVVVVATSDQPAMIRIKGAMIATSIAEYFRDRGMNVMLMMDSVTRFAMAQREVGLAIGEPPATRGYTPSVFAMLPKLMERAGTADKGSITAFYTVLVDSDDMNDPIADAARGILDGHIVLDRKIAHKGHFPAIDVMASVSRVMNEIVDSNHLDAARQLKKHLATFREAEDLINIGAYKPGSNREIDAAIRYRDIISGFTAQGTHEPSTLQGAIQALTAHFGGVN; encoded by the coding sequence ATGAGCATCCTAGATCTCTCGAAGTACAAGCACATGCTGCATAGCTTAGATCCGATGCGCGTGAATGGCAAAGTGACACAGGTTGTTGGACTCACTATTGAGTCGCAAGGGCCAGAAGTGAAATTAGGCGAGATATGCCATCTATATCCGGCTAACACAAAGGAACCGATCATCGCAGAAGTCGTTGGCTTTCGCGAAAACAAAGTGCTGTTAATGCCTTTAGGCGAATTGACCGAAATTGGTCCAGGTTGTGATGTGGTCGCGACAGGACGTTCGCTAGATGTAAAAGTTGGACCTGAAATATTGGGTTCGATCCTCGATGGACTGGGCCGACCCTATCAAGGTTCACTGCCATTTGGTCTGACGTCTTATCCTACGAACAATATGCCGCCAAATCCGATCCTTCGCCCGCGCATTCAAGAACCATTGAGTGTAGGTGTGAGAGCGATAGATGGTCTCCTTACCATTGGGAAAGGTCAGCGGGTCGGCATCTTCGCTGGATCAGGGGTTGGAAAAAGTACATTGATGGGAATGATCGCCCGAAATACTACGGCAGATATCAATGTCATTGGTCTTATTGGGGAACGTGGTCGTGAAGTCATGGAGTTTATCGAGCGCGATCTTGGGGAAGAAGGACTAAAGCGCTCTGTTGTTGTCGTAGCTACTTCCGATCAACCTGCCATGATTCGAATCAAGGGAGCAATGATTGCGACATCCATCGCGGAATATTTCCGCGATCGTGGAATGAATGTCATGCTCATGATGGACTCCGTCACCCGATTTGCCATGGCACAACGTGAGGTGGGCTTGGCAATCGGAGAACCGCCGGCTACACGTGGTTATACGCCATCAGTGTTTGCGATGCTGCCAAAGCTGATGGAGCGCGCAGGAACAGCGGATAAGGGGAGTATTACAGCCTTTTATACCGTACTGGTTGATTCTGACGACATGAACGATCCGATTGCGGATGCGGCGCGGGGGATTTTGGACGGTCACATCGTTCTTGACCGAAAAATCGCTCACAAAGGTCACTTTCCTGCCATTGATGTGATGGCGAGTGTAAGTCGTGTCATGAATGAAATCGTCGATAGTAACCATTTGGATGCTGCTCGTCAGCTGAAAAAGCATTTGGCTACGTTTCGTGAAGCAGAGGACCTCATCAATATTGGGGCGTACAAGCCAGGAAGCAACCGGGAAATCGATGCAGCCATTCGCTATCGAGATATCATTTCTGGTTTTACGGCACAAGGAACGCATGAGCCATCTACTTTGCAGGGCGCTATCCAAGCGTTGACAGCTCATTTCGGAGGAGTGAACTAA
- a CDS encoding FliH/SctL family protein: MISLSRIIKSANYRPSEESFLLSVTPVPLKTEEVAERLQENQEILNQAEIEAKTIISDAEETAQNILQQTAEQAEQLRQETLAQMDEWWEQKRQEAAQLFQQVQEQALTEGQEAGFEAGKREAYEEQTATLSQAKTILEQAFAEKKQIIAEAEPFLVELSMEIAKKIIGQELQQHPEQVLEMTKKALRRSRVHGEITVCVNHKNFEYVLEHRAGFLELLDGQAELSIYPDYTVQDDGCVIRTALGSVDARIDTQMEEIKQALLTIARGSEAP, translated from the coding sequence ATGATATCATTGTCTAGGATCATCAAAAGCGCCAATTATCGGCCTTCTGAGGAATCTTTTCTCCTCTCGGTAACGCCTGTACCACTTAAGACGGAAGAAGTTGCCGAAAGGTTGCAAGAAAATCAAGAAATTTTAAATCAAGCTGAGATCGAAGCGAAAACGATCATCTCAGATGCAGAAGAGACCGCGCAAAACATCTTGCAGCAAACTGCCGAGCAAGCAGAGCAACTAAGACAAGAGACGCTTGCTCAGATGGACGAATGGTGGGAACAAAAGCGTCAGGAAGCTGCGCAACTGTTCCAACAAGTACAAGAGCAAGCATTGACGGAAGGGCAAGAGGCAGGATTTGAAGCGGGTAAACGTGAGGCGTACGAGGAGCAAACAGCTACACTCAGCCAAGCGAAAACCATTCTGGAACAGGCGTTTGCCGAGAAAAAACAGATTATAGCTGAAGCGGAGCCTTTCCTAGTGGAACTCAGCATGGAAATCGCAAAAAAAATCATTGGACAGGAATTGCAACAGCATCCCGAGCAGGTCCTGGAGATGACCAAAAAAGCACTCCGCCGCTCCCGTGTTCATGGCGAGATTACGGTGTGCGTCAACCATAAGAACTTCGAATATGTGCTCGAACATCGTGCTGGTTTTCTGGAATTGTTAGATGGACAAGCAGAGCTCTCCATTTATCCTGACTATACGGTACAAGATGATGGATGTGTCATCCGTACTGCTTTGGGAAGTGTCGATGCCCGCATTGATACACAAATGGAGGAGATTAAGCAGGCACTGCTTACGATTGCCAGAGGAAGTGAGGCTCCATGA